ACAAGATCTTCTGCAGGAGCGCTGCAGCGCGCATCTCCTCGATCAGCGACGGACGAACGTCGGCGTCGGTGCCCAGACCCATCGTGACTCCCAGCGATTGCAGCTTGGTCACGTTGCAAATGCCGTCACCCAAATAAAGGTTCGTCATTGGATTATGAATGACGCGGGCGCGGCGGTCGGCCAGCATCGTCGCGTCGTCGTCGCTGATGTAAATGGCGTGAATTGCGACCGTCCGTTCGTCGAGCGCGCCGAGCCGGTCGAGCAACGCGATTGGAGTGGCGCCAAATCGCTCCAGCGTCTCCTCGCCTTCGTAGCGAGCCTCGGCGACGTGCACGTGCAGCATGCAATCGTGCTCTCGCGCGAAGGCCGCGGACGCACGAATCATCTCCGGCGATGCGGCGTGCAACGAGTGCGGCGCGACGCAGACGTTCGCTTCGGGATAGCGTTTCATCAACTCGCGCGTTCGAGCAGCGGCGGTTTCGGCGTCCTCGCGGAACTCGGGCGGGGCATATGCGGCGTCCATCCATGTGCGCGCGAGAATGAGCCGGATGCCTGCGTCGCGCGCGGCGTTGATTGCCGCCTCGGCAGACTCGTTTCCCGCACCGTTGAGGTAAAAAAACTCGGCAACCGTCGTGATCCCGGCGGCGAGCATCTCCGAGAACGCGGCCGCGAACGTCCAGTAGACGTCGTCGGGCGTCAGCGCGGGCACAACGCGATAGAGTGCGTCGCGGCGCCATCGTTCAAACGGCCAGTCGTCGGCCCAGCCGCGCAGCAGAATCTGGTACGCATGGCTATGTCCGTTGATAAATCCGGGCACGATGAGACGATCGGCGGGAAACGAGCGCGCCTCGAGGTTGCGCCCGCTCGCGCGAAGTTCGAGAAAATCGCCGGCTTCCGCGATGATGCCGTCGCTCACGATGAACGCATAATCCTCGCGTAGCTGCCCCGAAACGATCGCTCGCGCGCAGCGGACGAGCTCGTTTACCACGCCGCCTGCACGCCATTCTTTACGACGAGCCGTGCCAAGTTGCCGCCGAACTGCCAGCCAAATTCGTCGGGCGACTCGATCTGCAGCGCCACGAAATCCGCGGGAGCACCAGCTCGAATTCGGCCGGCATCAACGCGCAGCGAGTGAGCCGCGGCCCGCGTGACGCCATAGAGTGCCTCGGCGGCCGAGAGTCCGAAGAGCTTGCGCCCAAAGAACGCCACGGTTTGCAGATTGAAGCACGGCGAAGTCCCCGGATTGTAATCGCTTCCCAACGCCACCATTCCGCCAGCCTCGAGCAGCGCACGCACCGGCGCGCGCTGCTCCAAATCGAGATAGGCAATCGTGGCCGGGCACGCAACGGTAACGATGCCATGTTCGGCGATGGCCGCAACGTCGTATTTTCGGATGCAATTGCAGTGGTCGACCGCGTCGACGCCGAGTTGCACGGCCATCTCGGCCGCACCGCCGTACGACATCTCGTCGCAGTGGACGCGCAGGCGCATGCCCCATAGCCGTGCTGCATCGAGATAGCGGCGCGTTTGCTCGGGCGAAAAGTACCCCGGCTCGCAAAACGCGTCGGCATAAACGGCACCGTGTGAAACGGCCGCGGGAATCACCTGATCGATGAGATAGTCGACGAAAGCTTCTTCGTGCACGAACTCGGGCGGCAAAGCATGGGCACCCAGAAAGGTCGCGACCAGATTGGGCACGTCGGGGTCGCTTTTGTGCTCCGCAATCAGGTCGAGCAATGCGGATTCTCCGGGCTTGTGCAGCGCATAGCCGGTTTTTGTTTCTAATGTCGTTGTGCCGTGGGCGAGAATGGTTCGCAGCCGCGCGCGAATCGTTCGGTCATAGAAGGCCGCCGGGTCGAGAAGCGCCTCGCGCGTTCGCTCGACCGTGTACGACATGCCCAGGCGCGGGGGTTCGCCGCGCTGCCTGGCGACAAAATCCGGTTCGCGATCGCCGGCAAAGAGCGGATGCGCGTGCGCGTCGACAAAGCCGGGGAAGATTACGCAATCGCCCAGGTCGAGGTCTGCTTTTTGCAATGCGGTTCCAACCGGCTGCGCGTAACAGGAGATAAATTTTCCTGCTTCGATTTCAAGAACCGCATCGTCGATGCGCCCGAGCTTCTCGAAGTCAATCCCGCATTGCGGTAAATCGGTATCGCAGGTAACGATCGTCTTTGCGCGGACGATCAGAGGCGCCAATCGATACCCTTTGCGTCGGCGGTTTCGATTGCAATTTCGTAGCCCGCGTCGGCGTGACGCACGACGCCGAGGCCCGGGTCGGTGGTCAGCACGCAAGCGAGCCGTTCGCGCGCGTCGTCGCTGCCGTCGGCGACGACCACCATTCCGGCATGCAAGCTATAGCCGATCCCTACGCCACCCCCATGATGGAAACTCACCCAATGCGCCCCGGCCGCAGTGTTCAGCAGCGCGTTCAGGATTGGCCAATCGGCGATCGCGTCGCTTCCGTCGCGCATCGCCTCGGTTTCGCGATAGGGCGATGCGACGCTCCCGGTATCGAGATGATCGCGACCGATGACGACCGGCGCGCTGACGGCCCCGCTTCGCACGAGATCGTTGAAAGCGAGGCCCGCTTTTGCGCGGTCGCCGTAGCCGAGCCAACAGATGCGCGCGGGCAACCCCTGAAACGCGATACGCTCGCGCGCGAGACGAATCCAACGCGCGAGGGATTCATTGTCGGGGAAGAGCTCGAGCAACTTCTCGTCGCAGCGAGCGATGTCGTTCGGATCGCCCGAGAGGGCGGCGAAGCGGAACGGGCCCGAGCCGCGACAGAAAAGCGGGCGAATGAAAGCCGGGACGAATCCGGGAAAGTCGAAGGCGCGGGCGAAGCCGGCGCGTTGCGCTTGCGCCCGGATGTTGTTGCCGTAGTCGAAAACGACCGATCCAGCGTCGAGGAATCGAACCATCGCCTCGACGTGCGCGCCGCAACTCGCCAATGCGCGTCGCTCGTACTCCTTCGCGTCCTGCGCGCGCAGCTCGGCTGCTTCGGTCAGCGAAAGACCGGCGGGCACGTAACCGTTGAGCAAGTCGTGCGCCGAGGTTTGATCGGTGACGGCGTCCGGACGAAAGCCATCCGCGTGCAGCTCGATAAACTCGGTTGCCGCATTTGCTTCGTAGCCGATGGAGAGGGCTCGCCCCTCGCGCCGCGCGCGCTCGGCCTCGTGCAGCGCTTCGTTTCGCGAATTAACGACGACGTCCAGATACCCTAGCTCGCGCCGCCGATCCAAACGAGCGCGATCGACGTCGACAATCACGCAAATGCCGCCGTTCATCGTCACCGCCAGGGGCTGTGCGCCACCCATCCCGCCAACTCCGGCAGTCAAGGTAACCCGGCCGGCGAGCGTTCCGCCGAAATGTTTGCGCGCGAGCTCGGCAAAGGTCTCGTAAGTTCCCTGAACGATCCCCTGGGTTCCGATGTAGATCCACGACCCTGCGGTCATTTGTCCGTACATCGTGAGTCCTTGCGCCTCGAGCTCGCGGAAGGTGCTCCAGTCGGCCCACTTCGGCACCAGATTCGCGTTGGCGATGAGCACCCGCGGGGCGCGGACGTGCGTGCGGAAGACCCCGACGGGTTTGCCGCTCTGCACGAGCAGCGTTTCGTCGCTCTTCAAGCGCCGCAGGGTAGAGACGATCGCATCGAACGCTTCCCAGGATCGCGCTGCTCGCCCGTTACCGCCGTAGACGACCAACTCGTCGGGACGTTCGGCAACCTCGGGATCGAGGTTGTTCATCAACATTCGCAGCGCCGCTTCTTGTGGCCACCCCAGGCACGACATCGCGGCACCGCGCGGTGCTCGCACGCGGCGCGCGCCCGCCGTTATGCTCATGCTAAGCGAATTCTCAAACGACGAGGACAAGCCCTTCGCTCTCGATAACGCTCGTGGATGCTGCACTCGTTGGGACGATCGTTCTTATTTTTTGCGCTCGTATTTGCGGCGGGTTCGCTCTGCGCCCGCGCGGGCACGACCGGCACCATTACGGGTGTCGTCGTCAGCACGACACAGGCACCGGTTGCCGGAGCGCGGGTCGTTGCGACGAGTCCGTCACAAACCTCGATCGTCACAACCGACGCTTCCGGGCGTTTCGCGCTGCTCAGTCTTGCACCTGACACG
This Candidatus Eremiobacterota bacterium DNA region includes the following protein-coding sequences:
- a CDS encoding amidohydrolase family protein; this translates as MAPLIVRAKTIVTCDTDLPQCGIDFEKLGRIDDAVLEIEAGKFISCYAQPVGTALQKADLDLGDCVIFPGFVDAHAHPLFAGDREPDFVARQRGEPPRLGMSYTVERTREALLDPAAFYDRTIRARLRTILAHGTTTLETKTGYALHKPGESALLDLIAEHKSDPDVPNLVATFLGAHALPPEFVHEEAFVDYLIDQVIPAAVSHGAVYADAFCEPGYFSPEQTRRYLDAARLWGMRLRVHCDEMSYGGAAEMAVQLGVDAVDHCNCIRKYDVAAIAEHGIVTVACPATIAYLDLEQRAPVRALLEAGGMVALGSDYNPGTSPCFNLQTVAFFGRKLFGLSAAEALYGVTRAAAHSLRVDAGRIRAGAPADFVALQIESPDEFGWQFGGNLARLVVKNGVQAAW
- a CDS encoding amidohydrolase family protein; this encodes MVNELVRCARAIVSGQLREDYAFIVSDGIIAEAGDFLELRASGRNLEARSFPADRLIVPGFINGHSHAYQILLRGWADDWPFERWRRDALYRVVPALTPDDVYWTFAAAFSEMLAAGITTVAEFFYLNGAGNESAEAAINAARDAGIRLILARTWMDAAYAPPEFREDAETAAARTRELMKRYPEANVCVAPHSLHAASPEMIRASAAFAREHDCMLHVHVAEARYEGEETLERFGATPIALLDRLGALDERTVAIHAIYISDDDATMLADRRARVIHNPMTNLYLGDGICNVTKLQSLGVTMGLGTDADVRPSLIEEMRAAALLQKILYLDAAALGAPTAFSLATAQGARALRIGTGDLVAKMPADYAVLDASAIDPWSPAINSVVYRGSDAWVQATFVGGRRVYVGEASPLARRARDATARIAKRVSAQPP
- the hutU gene encoding urocanate hydratase, yielding MSITAGARRVRAPRGAAMSCLGWPQEAALRMLMNNLDPEVAERPDELVVYGGNGRAARSWEAFDAIVSTLRRLKSDETLLVQSGKPVGVFRTHVRAPRVLIANANLVPKWADWSTFRELEAQGLTMYGQMTAGSWIYIGTQGIVQGTYETFAELARKHFGGTLAGRVTLTAGVGGMGGAQPLAVTMNGGICVIVDVDRARLDRRRELGYLDVVVNSRNEALHEAERARREGRALSIGYEANAATEFIELHADGFRPDAVTDQTSAHDLLNGYVPAGLSLTEAAELRAQDAKEYERRALASCGAHVEAMVRFLDAGSVVFDYGNNIRAQAQRAGFARAFDFPGFVPAFIRPLFCRGSGPFRFAALSGDPNDIARCDEKLLELFPDNESLARWIRLARERIAFQGLPARICWLGYGDRAKAGLAFNDLVRSGAVSAPVVIGRDHLDTGSVASPYRETEAMRDGSDAIADWPILNALLNTAAGAHWVSFHHGGGVGIGYSLHAGMVVVADGSDDARERLACVLTTDPGLGVVRHADAGYEIAIETADAKGIDWRL